Genomic window (Candidatus Microthrix parvicella Bio17-1):
GGCTCAGCCCGGGGGTTGTAGGTGCCGATGATCTCGATGAAGCGCCCATCACGGGGGGAACGTTGATCAGCAGCGACGATGCGATAGGTCGGCTGCTTCTTCTTTCCCACCCGGGTGAGGCGGAGGCGTACGGCCACAGTGAAACTTCCTGACGTTGAGTGGAGGGGGTGTTGTTGACGCGGAGCGGCCGTCCATTCTTGCCGCTGGACGATCCTCGGACAACTCAGCGGGTCGAACGCCGCAAAGTTCGAGGGCCGGCCATGACCGGTGAATCAGCCCAGGCCGGGGAAGCCCTCGGGCAGGCCCAGGCCGCCCAGGGGGTTGCCCTGCTCGTCCAACTGGGGCAATTGGAAGCCACCGGCAGGCACCTTTGGACGGTTGGAACCCTTCGGCGTCGTTCGACCGCCGCCCTTACCCCCCTTGCCCTTCTTCTTCTGCTTCTTCATCTTGCGAGCCTTCTGCTTGGCGAAACCGCCGCCCATCGACTGCATCATCTTGCGCATCTCGCCGAACTGGTCGAGCAACTGGCTCACCTCTCCCGGTGAGGTGCCCGACCCTTTGGCGATGCGGGCTCTGCGAGAGCCGTCGACGATGTCGGGCTCGGTGCGCTCGGCCCGGTTCATCGAGTGGATGATCGCCTCCACCCGCGCCAGGTGGGAGTCCTCCAGCTCGACGTCACGGATCTCTTTGGGCATGCCGGGCATCATTCCGACCAGGTTCTTGATCGGACCCATCTTCTTGATGGCGGCCAACTGATCGAGGAAGTCGTCCAGTGTGAACGTGCCCGACATCAGCCGCTCGGCGGCGACCTCGGCCTCGGCCTCCTCGTAGACCGATTCGGCCTTCTCGATGAGGGTGAGCATGTCGCCCATGCCCAGGATGCGACCTGCCAGCCGGTCGGGATGGAACAACTCGAACTCGTCGAGCTTCTCGCCGGTTGACGCAAAGGCGATGGGGCGACCCACCACCTCCTTGACCGACAGGGCGGCGCCGCCGCGTGCGTCGCCATCCAGCTTGGTGAGAATCACACCATCAAGCTCGAGGGTCTGGTGAAACGACTCGGCGACGCCGACGGCATCCTGGCCGGTCATCGCATCGACGACGAGGAAGGTGTAGTTCGGGTTGACCTCGGCAGAGATACGCCGCACCTGGTCCATCAGCTCTTCGTCGATCGCCAGGCGGCCCGCCGTGTCGACGATCATCACGTCGCGCCCGGTTCGGCGGGCCTCGGCGAGCGCACCGGCCGCGACCTCCACCGGGTCGCCGGTGCCGGAGGCAACCACGTCGTCCGGTGCCGAGTACACCGGCACGTCCACCTGGGCGGCCAGCGTGCGCAGCTGCGCCACGGCGGCGGGACGCTGCAGGTCGGCACCCACCAACATCGGTTGCCGGCCCTGGGCCTTGAACCAGCGGGCCAGCTTGGCCGAGTTGGTGGTCTTACCTGAACCTTGAAGCCCCGCCATGAGCACCACGGTGGGTGGCTTTGATGCGAAGGCGATACGGATGGCCTCGCCGCCGAGGGTGGCGGTGAGTTCCTCGTTGACGATCTTCACCACCTGCTGGGCGGGGTTCAGCGCTCCGGAGAGTTCCTCCCCCACCGCGCGCTCGCGGATGCGGCCCTGCAGCGTCTTGACGACCGACAGGTTGACGTCGGCCTCGAGGAGGGCGAGGCGGATCTCTCGGAGCACCTCATCAACATCGGCCTCGGAGAGCTTTCCCTTGCCGCGCAGCTTGGTGAAGATGCCTTCAAAACGGTCGGTCAGTGATTCGAACATGGGCCTGCGATCCTACCGCCCGTGCCGCACCCGACCACCGGCCCCGTGCCTACCAGCCCGCCCGGGCCGACGAAAGACCGTCCAACAGCGAGCGTGGGCCCGAGCGGCGATACCACTCCAGCCCGTAGACATCGCCAAAGTCGGCCCGAGCCAGACGCATCGCAGAGCTGTGGGCCGGAACCTGGCTGGAATGGGCCGCCATCGCCGCCCGCTTGCGGGCCAGTTGCGCCGCCACCTCGACCGTCAGGTCGATCTCGACGCTGGGTGTGCCCAACATCGAGTTGACCAGACCCAGGTCGACGCTGCGGTGGGCCTCCTCCACCAGGTGGCTCTCCACGAAGTGAAGGTACTCACGGTCGACGGTGGCCTCGTACACGGTGGGGCACCCCACCAGCGTTGCGGCCGCGTGGGCCACCCGATGCACCGCCACGTGATCGGGATGGCCATAAATGCCCACCTCGTCGTAGCCGACCACGCAGCCGGCACCCACGTCGTCGAGCACCCTGCCCAGGGCCGCCGCCGCGGAGGCCACGTTCTGGTTGGCAAAGCCCTCGGCGCTCTGATCCGTCCCCTCCTGGGGCGAACCGGCGCGGGGAGGCAGCGTCATGCCGCTGTCTCGAAACCCCAGCCAGCGCACGTCGGTCACCCCGAGCACCCCGGCCGACCACTCGGTCTCGGTTCGGCGGATCGAGGCCATCTGAGGGTCGTCGCCGCCCAACTCCCCACCGGTGGCGAACACCAGGGTCACGCCAACGCCCGCCTCGGCCAGGGCCATCATGGTGCCACCGGTAAAAATTGCCTCGTCGTCTGGATGGGCGTGAAAAAACACTGCCGTGTCGACGGTCAAGGGCGCTTACTCCTCGAAGAGGGCGTCAACGAATGCACCGGCGTCGAACTCGATCAGGTCATCGGCACCCTCGCCCAGACCCACCAACTTCACCGGGATGCCCAGGTCGGACGCGATGGCAAACACGATGCCTCCCTTGGCCGAGCCGTCCAGCTTGGTCAGCACCACACCGGTGACCTCGACCGCCTGGGTGAACTGTCGGGCCTGGGTCAGGCCGTTTTGGCCGGTGGTGGCATCGAGCACCAGCAACACCTCGACCACCGAACCCTCGCCCTTGTCGGCGACCCGCCTCACCTTCGACAGCTCGTCCATCAGGTTGGACTTGGTGTGCAGCCGCCCGGCGGTGTCAGCCAGGACGACGTCCAAATTCTGGGCCGCGGCCTTGGCAACGCCGTCGAAGATCACCGAGGACGGGTCGGCCCCTTCGGCGCCCCGCACCAGTTCGGCGCCGCAGCGCTCCGCCCAGGTACCCAACTGCTCCGCAGCAGCGGCACGGAAGGTGTCGCCCGCGGCCATCAGCACCGAGGTGCCCTCGTCGGTGAGGCGGCGCCCCACCTTGCCGATCGTGGTGGTCTTACCCACACCGTTGACACCGACGAACAACCAGATGCTCGGCGGCGAGTTCGACCGCTTCAGCTCCACCGAACCAGCCAGCCGGGACTTCATTTCGTTCTTGACCGCCTCGATCAGCTCCGCAGGCTGCGTCAGGCCCTGCTCCTTGACGGTGGCTCTCACCGAGTCGAGCAGTTCGGTGGCGGGCCCCACACCCACGTCGGCCCGAATGAGCGCCTCCTCCAGCTCCTCCCAGGACTCGGCGTCGATCGCCGAGCGGGACAGGATCGAGCCCACGTAGCCCGAAAACGTCGATCTGGCACGCGTCAACCGGTCCCGGAACGATGGCTTGAGCGGCGGCGCCTCGACGACGGGTAGGGCCTCCAGTACCGGCGGCGCCTCTTCGTCCGGGGGGACCGCCACCAACGTGTCGCCACGGTCGGGCAGGTCGGGGCGCGGCTCGGTGAGCACATCTCCGGGAGCCGTCGGCTCGTCCGCCGAGGGACCCCGGCCCACCAGAAAGAATCCAGCGGCTGCTGCCACCACAGCGACGCCAACAATCAGCAGTATCCATTGGAGGTCCACGGCGGGGACCCTACCGCCGACGCCGAGATGCACGGCCAAGGGCGCCACCCGCGACTCCGGTCCGGGGCTGAGAGCCGGCCCAGCATGCCGCGGGGCTGCACATCCGGAGGCGGCGGGCCTCGTACCCTTGACCAGCACGCCGCCACGGTCCGACCCTGGCAACCCCCCGCTGCGGCGCCGTCCACTCGGCGCCGCCCGCCCGACACACAGGAGAACCGGTGGATCAACACAACCCCAACGACTGGACCGCCCCGTCGGGACCCCCGCTGGTCGGGGCGATCTCGCCCGAGCCACCGCCGCAGGCGGCCCCCACGCCCGCCGCCCTCTCCGGCGAGGCGGAGACGCTGGAGCGGGTGCTGTTCGAGATCAAGAAGGTGATCGTGGGCCAGGACCGGGCCATCGAACGCATGCTGGTGTGCCTCATTTCAGGTGGCCACTGCCTGCTGGAGTCGGTGCCGGGGTTGGCAAAGACCCTGTCGGTGGAGACGATGGCCAAGGCCGTCGGCGGCACGTTCAGCCGCATCCAGTTCACGCCCGACCTGTTGCCGTCGGACATCACCGGAACCCGCATCTACCGGGCCAGCTCCGAGACCTTCGACGTGGAGTTGGGTCCGGTGTTCGCCAACTTTCTGCTGGCGGACGAGATCAACAGGGCGCCCGCCAAGGTGCAGTCGGCGCTGTTGGAGGTGATGGGCGAACACCAGGTGAGCCTGGGCGGCAAGACCCACATCCTGCCCGACCCGTTCCTGGTGCTGGCCACTCAGAACCCCATCGAGTCCGAGGGCGTCTACCCGCTGCCCGAGGCTCAGCGGGACCGGTTCATGATGAAGGTGCTGATGGGTTACCCGAGCCCCGCCGAAGAGGTGGCGATCGTCGACCGCATGGGCAAGGTGCCGCCAAAGGCCACCCAGGTGATCTCCCCGACCGACGTGCTGGGGCTCCAGGCCGCGGCCCGCGAGCGCTACATCGACCGCAGCGTGGTCGAGTATGCGGTCAACCTGGTGCTGGCCACCCGTGCACCCGAGAACTTCGGGCTGGGCGACCTTCGGGCCCTGATCGAATACGGCGCCAGCCCCCGCGCCAGCCTGGCCCTGGTGAAGGCGGGCCGATCGCTGGCACTGCTTCGAGGCCGGGCCTACGTGTTGCCCCAGGACGTGTTCGATGTGGCCCCAGAGATTCTGCGTCACCGCCTGGTGCTGACGTACGAGGCACTGGCCCAGGACATCGACACCGAGGCCGTGGTCACCCGCATCCTCTCCACCGTGCCGGCACCTCGGGTGACACCGTCGCAGTCCAACGGCGCAGCCGATGCCTACCACGGCGCGGTCACCGACGCAGTCGCCTGGCCGTCCTGACCCGATGGCCCTCCGTCGATCCCAGCCCGGCTCGCCCCCTGAGGGGGGTGCGACCGCCGGCGCCGAACGCATGACCACCGCAGGTGGCGGCGCGCCGGTGGCCAGCACGCAGGAGGTGTTGCGTCGGCTGGAGCTGAACGTCAACCGCCGTCTCGACGGCATCCTGCACGGCGAGTATCGAGGCCTGGTGCCCGGCCACGGGTCGGAGCCCGGCGAGACGCGCATCTATGCCCCCGGCGACGACACCCGGCGCATCGACTGGAACGTCACCGCCCGTATGCAGACACCCCACATTCGTGAGGCCGTCGCCGATCGGGAGTTGGAGGCCTGGCTCTGCGTCGACCTCTCCCCCAGCCTGGACTTCGGCACGCACACCTGGGAGAAACGCGACCTGGCACTGGCCACCGCCGCCGGCATCGGGTTTCTCTCAGCACGGTCGGGCAACAGGGTGGGCGCCGTCCTCAACCTGGGCTCCGAACTGGCCGTGGTACCGGCCAAACAAGGCCGACGTCATCTTCAGGCCATCTTGGGTCGCATTCAGACCGCTCCCCGAGCCACCAGGGGCGACGTCGGCCTCGGTGAGACCCTCGACCGGCTCGGCCGGGTGGCCCGCCGCCGCGGCCTGGCCGCGATCATCTCGGACTTCCTCGACCCGATCGACTCCTGGCGACAGCCGCTGGCCACCGTCGGCCTCCGCCATCAGGTATTGGCTGCCGAGGTGCTCGACCCCCGAGAGGTTGACCTGCCGCCGCTGGGTTACGTCGAGCTGACCGACCCGGAGACCGGCCGCACCCGTGAGGTGCACGTCACCAAGGCCGTGCAGGCCCGCTTTGCCGAGGCTGCCATCGAGCAGCGGGCCGGCATCGGCGCCGCCATCAGGTCCACCGGTGCCGACCACATGGTGGTGCGCACCGACGGTGACTGGCTGCTCGAGCTGGTGCGGTTCGTGGCCAAGCGACGCCACCGGGCGGCCAACCTCGGCGCCGCACGGGTGGCGCCGTGAGTCGCGACACCCCCGCCCCTGCCAGCCGCACGGCGCACTCGAACACATTCGCCGGTGATGTCATTTCCGTACTGAGGAGTTTCCAGCTGTGAGCAACTTTCTAAGCCCCGGGTGGCTTTTCGCCGAGCTGATCGTGCTGGCACTCGCCGTCGCCTACGTGGCCTGGTCGCTGGTGGGCAAACAGCGCTTCGCGGTTCGCTACTCCAACGTGGAACTCTTGGACAAGGTGGCCCCGAAGCGTGCGGGCTGGCGACGCCACGTGGTGTCTGGGCTGTTCCTGGTGGCGCTCGCATTGATGGTGGTCGCCCTGGCGCGCCCCCAAACCGACGTGACCGTCCCCACCGAGAAGGCCACGTTGATGCTGGCGATCGACACGTCCCTGTCGATGGAGGCGACCGACGTCGACCCAAACCGCCTCAAGGCGGCCCAGGCCGCCGCGGTGAGCTTCATCGACAACCTGCCCGACAAGTTCAATGTGGGCCTGGTGGAGTTCTCCGGATCGGCCCAGGTCCTGGTGCCCCCCACCACCGATCACTCCAGGGTGCAACGCTCCATCGGCAAGCTGAAGCTGGACGAAGGCACCGCCATCGGTGACGCCGTTGACGTCAGCCTGAAGTCGATCAACGACTTCACCGCCGATGCAGAGACCTCCGGCGATGCGGCGCCCGCTGCGGTGATCGTGCTCTCCGACGGTGAGACGACCGTCGGTCGGCCCACTCTGGAGGCCATCCCCGTGGCCAAGGAGGCCGGGGTGCCGGTCTGGACCATCTCATTCGGCACGCCCGAGGGTGTCATCACCATTCCCGGCGAGTTCGGCGGTGAGCAGTCGATCCCCGTGCCGGTGGCGCCGGAGCCGCTCAAGGCCCTGGCCGAGGGCACCGGTGGGAAGGCCTTCACCGCCGAGTCGGCCGGTCAGCTCAACAAGGTGTACGAGGAGCTCGGTTCGGCCATTGGCCAGGACACCGAGCTGGCGGAGATCGGTTGGCGCTGGACGCTCGGTGGCTTCGCTCTTCTGCTCGTGGCGGGCGGCCTGTCCACCTGGTGGTTCCGTCGCATGATCTGACCCTTCGGCGGCCGGTGCCGCCGTGGCGAACCCAACAGGTGCAGCAGACGCTGCCCACTCTGCCTGCTGGGACCACTCTGCCTGCTGGGACCACTCTGCCTGCTGGGACCACTCTGCCTGCTGGGACCACTCAGCCCTCTGGCTTGGGGACCACTCTGCCTGCTGGGACCACTCTGCCTGCTGGGACCACTCAGCCCTCTGGCTTGGGGACCACGACCGGCCGATCGATCAGCCGCTGATACTCGGTCTCGTCGATCTTCAGAATCTTGAGGTACCGCTCGCCGGCAAGTGGCGGCTTGCCCGATGCAAGCTCGTAGGCCGCCAGCAGTTCGGGGTCAAACGGATCTGAGCTGTAGTAGCCCGCGGCGACAGCGGCCAGGAACGACCGGTCGTCGATCGGTGCCTCCCGAGTCTCGTCGCCTTCAGGCACGTTCTCAATGATCGCGTCCGCGAACCCCTCCCCGTAGCGAGCGATCAGCCGGTCTCGGCCATCCTCGGCCACCACCAGGTTCGGGTCGGCCCGAAACTGAGCGAGTAGTTCTTCTCGCAGCGCGGCGGCGACACGATCGACATCCCATCGCTTCAGCAGACGTCCTGCGCGCTGCTCTGGATTGTTCGACGACTCGATCGCGTAGGTGGCGCCGGGGTCGATGTCCGAGAGCACATCGGAGTCACCAAAGTTCTTCACGAGGAACGCCGACTGCACCTCGTGACCATCGACTGTGAGCGCCAGATCGAGCATTGGCGACACCACCAGGACCGCGCCGATGCCCGACTCCGTCAACGTGACCTTGCCATCACCGTCGGCTGCTTTGAGCATCAGGGCGCGCATCTCGGCCAGATCGCCGAAGATCGACTGCTCGCGAAATCTGTCGTCCTGACCTGGGTTGACCTTGGCCGCCACCACCGGGACCACGGCCAGCACCACCAGCCCGAACGCCCCAAGGCCTCGGAACAACGCAAGCCGCTGCGGTGCCCGCCGCCGTGTCCATCTGCCCGCCACATCGGTGGCCAGCCATCCGGCCACCACGACGAGGCCGAGCCCCACCACCGGGGTCCAGCGGTAGAAGTTGATCCGAAACTGCTCCAGCGAGTCGGGCACGTTCATCGTGTTGACGAACCCGGCAAACGCCAACCCCAACGTGACACCCAACCACACGCGGGCCCCGCGTGACCGGGGGCCTGCCCGGAGTGCCCCTGCCAGCAACACCACGACGGTGACTATGGCTCCAGCGATCACCAAGGTCGACGGCGGGGCCACCAGCCCGGATTGTTCCAACTCGGTGCGCACCAACAGCGTGGGCGCCGTCACCGCCCGCAGTGCCACCCCTGCGGCCACGTCGGCCGGAACCCGCGGTCCACCGCCACCCGAGTAGCCCATCATGGCGGTGAGGTTGCCCGTGCCAAAGAACTGGTCGAGGAGCACAGGCAGCCACAGCACCACTCCAAGCACCGCCGCACCACCGCTCCACCGGGCGATCGACCAGCGCGTCGAGCGATCCGGGGCGCGAAGCACCGCAGCAAGCACCCCGCCCAGCGCAATCGCCACCAACACCGCCGCAGGTAACACGATCGCCAGATGTTGTTGGGCCACCCACGACCCGTACGCGACGGTCACCGGCAACAGCCGGAAATCGCCTTGTGCCACCGCTGCCGCACCGGCAAAGAGCACCAGCAGGGGTAGGCCCCCCGCATTGGACGAAAGCGGGTCGATCAGCAGGGCACCCCCCGAAACCGACAACACCCCGGCGAGTGCCATCGCACCGATTGCACCTGGCATCGGGCCTGCACGCCGAAAAACCATCCAGGCGGTCACCAGCACGGCCGAGAAATACAGCGCCGACATCGCCAGGATGGTGCCCAGCGCGGGACCGAGCACCCGTTGGGGCACCGCCAACCAATAAAACTCGATCGGCCCGGGATGAGCGATCACCTTCGCCCCGTACAGGTGGCTGGTGGACGGCTGGCCCACCAACGGAAAATCCCCTCGGGAGGCCTCCTGCGCGCGCAGGCTGATCAGTGCGTCGTCCCCGAGCGGGTACCAATCCGCCCGAATTGCGCGACCGACGCTGAGCACAAAAGGCGCCATCATCACCAACACGAGGACGCCGGCCACCCACCGCTCCCGAGCCTTCAGATCCCTGAGGCGGTAGGGCGGCCGTTGCGATGGGGCGCTGGGCATCGGTGCTGCCGACGCCGGTGATGTAACGGTCATTCGTCCTCGAGCTGGGCGAGACGACGGTCTCCACCAACCGGAACCTCACGGCCTGGAGGCGGGCGCTTCCGCCGTGCGTTCCCGTAGGAGATCAGTTCACCGAGCAACCCGAACGACAACAACTGCACCGCCACAACACACAACAACACGCCGGTGACCAGGGCCGGGCGGGTGCCGATGGTGGCTCCAGAGAGTCGCTCGATCAGCATCCAGGTCAGCAGCCCCCCGCCCAACATGCCCGACAGCAACCCCAGGCCACCGAACAGGTGGAAGGGCCGACCGGTGTACTGGGTGAGGAACTTCACGGTGAGCAGGTCCATCATGCCTCGCCAAAAGCGGTTGAGGCCGAACTTGGTGGTGCCGTGCAACCGGCTCCGGTGTGTCACCGGCACCTCTCCGACCGCGAAGCCCGACCAGGCCGCCAGCACCGGCAGGTACCGGTGCAACTCACCGTGCACCGTAAGTGCCGTGGCCACTTCAGAACGCATCATTTTGAACCCGCTGTTCATGTCTGCGGCATCGATGCCCGTCGCGGCCCGGGTAACCCGGTTGTACACCCGGGAGGTCGACCGCTTCACCAGCCGATCCCTTCGGTTGGCCGAACGGCTGCCGGTCACCATGTCGAGACCACCGTCGACCGCCGCCAGCATGGTCGGCAACTCGGCGGGATCGTCCTGTCCGTCGGCGTCCATCAGCACCACCACCTCGCCTCGGGCACGGGCCAGCCCGGAGTCCAGCGCCGCCGACTTACCCAGGTTGGAGCCCAGCCGCACCTGACGTAGGCCCGCCAGCTCTTCGCCCAATCGGTCCAGCACGTCGCGGGTGCCGTCCGTTGAACCATCGTCGACCACCAGGATCTCCCAGGACAGCCCCAGCGAGTCGAGGACGCCGCGCAACTCGGACAGTACGTCGGGAAGGTTGTCGGCTTCGTTGTACGCCGGCATGACCACGGAAAGTGCCGGCACGTTCATGACCAAGAGACTACCCAAGGGTGGCCGTCCCCTTCGGCGGATCCTTTGCCCCATGGGCTCCCACGTTCTGGAGGGGCAGATCCACAGCGGTGCGTCCATCTTGATGCGGGTGCCCGGGTTGAGCTTGTGCTGGGGCTTGATCGGCACCACGCTGGAGGCGTGTCCGCCCCCGACCCACGACGTCTGCCCCGTTGGTCGGTGCCGGCGCTGGGCGGTGCCATCGCAGTTTTGGCGATCATCTTCGTGATTCGCTCGCTGAGTCGCGATTGGGACCGCATCTCCGACGCGTTCTCCACCATGGCGATCGCACCGGCGCTGTTCGCAGCAGCGTTGGCGACCGCGTCCATGACCCTCATCGGGATGCTGTGGGGGCTGGTCCTCACCGAGCGGGGTGCCCCGACGCCACCCTGGACGGCGGTTCGTTGGTACTACGTGGGCGAGCTTGGGAAGTACCTGCCGGGCGGGATTTGGCCGGTACTCGGTCGAGGTGAGTTGGCGCGCCGTTCGGGAGCGCCCGCAGGAACCGCGTACGGCTCCACCATCATCTCGTTGCTCTACCTCTATGGCGCCGCCGTGCTCACCGTTGCTGGCGGCGCCCCATGGCTGGACCGGCTACCGCCATGGGCCCGCGTCACCGTGATCGTCGGTGGTGCCACGGTCATCATCTGTCTGCACCCCACCATCGGCGCGTGGGTGCTGGGCAAGATCGAATCCTTGTCCGGACGGCAGCTGAAGATCGCCTCGCCACCGTGGGGACGGGCGCTGAGATTGGTGGTGGCCTACGTCCCGGCGTGGTTGGGAATCGGCTCGGTCAGTTGGGCCCTGGCCGTGGCGTTGGGCTTTGACATCTCTCCGGTGGGCATCGTCGGCGCCACGGTGGCGGCATGGCTTGCCGGCTTTCTGGCGATCCCGGTACCCGGCGGAGCCGGGGTTCGAGAAGCCACCTTCGTGCTGCTGTGTGGACTGCCACGGGCCGAGGCCGCCGCCATCGCCGTCGCCGCCCGCGTCATCTTCGTTGTTGTGGATCTCGCCGGCTTCGGCATCTGCGCACCATCGGTGCGTCACCTCACCAAGTCGGCCGACCGAAGGTCGCAGGCAACCGATCGGAACGGGCGGGACTAACGACGCGGTTTGGCCACAGCCAGCAACCACGGGGTCACACGGGTGACCTCGACCGATTCGAAATGCGGCTCGAGCACCGCTCGTAGCCGTCTCGGCGTGAACTGCTGGAGGTGTTCCACATCGTTGCCCCAGCGGGCCAGGTTCTTACCGCGCACAAAGTTGCCGCCACGAAAGAACGGCTCATGGGGCACCGTGAGGATGCATCGGCCTCGGGTGATCCGAGCCAGTTCGGCCACTGCACGGTCCACGCTCGGGAGGTGTTCCAGCACCTCCTGGCACACCACCGTGTCGATCGAGCGATCTGGGAACGGCAGGGTGCCGATGTCACCCACCGACGCCGCCAGTCCCGGCACGGCCACAGCGGCAAGCGCAACCTTGGCACGGCGATACTCCACCCCGATGGGCACGACGCCCTCGGGCACCACACGTGCCAGAGCCAGTCCCTCGCCGGTGCCAATATCGGCAAGCCGACCCGGCGTCGACCCGATCTCGGCTGTCACCCGGCCCAGCAATCGCCCGATCAACCGTCGGACCACCGGGTTGGAGGTCGTGTACTTCTGCTCGTCCTGGCCGGCCGCCTCAGGGTCCACCCCGGGCGCCAAGCCGATGCTTCGGGTTTCGATGTCCGAACTCTACCGGCAGCCTCCGCCGCGCCCTGAGAATCGAGGTTCCCCCCTATCGTGCTTCTCCGGATGCAGAAGGGGGGAACCTCGATTCGACCCGCCACTCCATGAGCCCAAGTCCCCGGGACGCGACACCCGGTGACGGCCCACGCCTACCGTCGTACCGTGGCTCCATGTTCGACGAGGCCGCTGCCGCAGCGCTTGCAGCCCAACAGCACGGCCTCGCAACCCGGACACAACTGCTGGAGCTTGGCTTCACGAGGGGCATGCTCAACCAACGTTTCCGGTCGGGGCGTTGGACCCCGCTCGGTCGCAGCGTCGTGTCGTTTGGCCCCGCTCCACACGAACTCCGGGCTCGCACCATGGCGGCGCTGCTGGCCGTGCCAAACAGCGTGGCCAGCCACCGCACGGCCGGACTCCTGCACGAGCTGCCGGGCCTCTACATCAGCCGACCCGAGCAGCGGCGGTTGCTGCGGGGGCCAGTGGAGCTGTCCACCACCGGACGCAGCCGGGTTCGCCCATTCGATCTCCTAATCCACGAGCGAACCACGATGCCCCGGTCGCTGTACCTGCACGGCATTCGGGTGACTACGGTGCCCCAGACGCTGATCGATCTGGGCGCCGCGCTTGAGCCGCGACTCCTCGATCGTGTGATCGACATGACCGTGGCCGCCAACCGCTGCCCGTTGGAGGCGCTGGAGCGGCTGCTCGACGAGTCCCCAGGTCAAGGCGTTGCCGGACGGGCAGCAGTGCACCGGATCGTCACCTCCCGTCACCTGCCGGGCGGATCGATGAGCGTCATGGAGCGCCTGTTCTGGGAGCGCATCCGTCCGTCGGGTCTCGCCATTCCAGAGCGACAGGTTCAGATGCCGTGGGGCGCCACCGTTGACCTGTTCTGGGTCGCCTGGCGGTTGATCGGCGAGCTGGACAGCCGCTCCTGGCACGAGCGACAGCGGGACCGGGAGCGCGATGCCCGCCGGGATGCCGAGGCCCTCAGTCGGGGATTCGCCACCTTTCGCATGACCTGGGAGATGATCACCGACGAGGTTGAGCGCACGATCAGCCTCCTGGCATCCACGATGGAGCGGCGCACCGTCTGACGGCGCGGGAACGCCACGGCGGGCACGGCGGTCGACGGGCCAACCGGTTGGGTCGGCCGCTCGAAGCGAGGCGTGTTGCCAACGCGTGCCGGGCGCCGGGCAAGGTGGCGACGCGACATGATGGTCTCTGTCTCTCCACTCCGGGTGCCCTTGGATGGCCAGGCGCTAACCCGCCACTCGCTTTTCGGACAGCACCTTGGAGGAGCCGCCAGGTTCCATGGTGACGCCATAGAGCACGTCGGCGGCCTCCATGGTTCGTTTCTGGTGGCTCACGATGATCAGCTGCGCGGCGTCGCGGAATTCTGCGACCAGGTCGAGGAAGCGATGCAGGTTGACGTCATCGAGGGCGGCCTCCACCTCGTCCATCACATAGAACGGGGAGGGGCGGCTGCGAAACACTGCGAAAAGGTAGGCCAAGGCGGTCAACGACCGCTCGCCACCGGACAGCAACGACAGCTTCCGCACGTTCTTGCCCGAGGGTCTGGCCTTGAGCTCGATCCCGGTGTTCAGCAGGTCGTTGGGGTCGGTGAGGCTGAGCGACCCCTCCCCGCCCGGAAACAGGGTGGAGAACAACGCCTCGAAGTGCCCGGCCACATCGGCATATGCGGCGGCGAAGACCGAGACAATCTCGTCGTC
Coding sequences:
- the ftsY gene encoding signal recognition particle-docking protein FtsY, whose amino-acid sequence is MAPLAVHLGVGGRVPAVDLQWILLIVGVAVVAAAAGFFLVGRGPSADEPTAPGDVLTEPRPDLPDRGDTLVAVPPDEEAPPVLEALPVVEAPPLKPSFRDRLTRARSTFSGYVGSILSRSAIDAESWEELEEALIRADVGVGPATELLDSVRATVKEQGLTQPAELIEAVKNEMKSRLAGSVELKRSNSPPSIWLFVGVNGVGKTTTIGKVGRRLTDEGTSVLMAAGDTFRAAAAEQLGTWAERCGAELVRGAEGADPSSVIFDGVAKAAAQNLDVVLADTAGRLHTKSNLMDELSKVRRVADKGEGSVVEVLLVLDATTGQNGLTQARQFTQAVEVTGVVLTKLDGSAKGGIVFAIASDLGIPVKLVGLGEGADDLIEFDAGAFVDALFEE
- the ffh gene encoding signal recognition particle protein, encoding MFESLTDRFEGIFTKLRGKGKLSEADVDEVLREIRLALLEADVNLSVVKTLQGRIRERAVGEELSGALNPAQQVVKIVNEELTATLGGEAIRIAFASKPPTVVLMAGLQGSGKTTNSAKLARWFKAQGRQPMLVGADLQRPAAVAQLRTLAAQVDVPVYSAPDDVVASGTGDPVEVAAGALAEARRTGRDVMIVDTAGRLAIDEELMDQVRRISAEVNPNYTFLVVDAMTGQDAVGVAESFHQTLELDGVILTKLDGDARGGAALSVKEVVGRPIAFASTGEKLDEFELFHPDRLAGRILGMGDMLTLIEKAESVYEEAEAEVAAERLMSGTFTLDDFLDQLAAIKKMGPIKNLVGMMPGMPKEIRDVELEDSHLARVEAIIHSMNRAERTEPDIVDGSRRARIAKGSGTSPGEVSQLLDQFGEMRKMMQSMGGGFAKQKARKMKKQKKKGKGGKGGGRTTPKGSNRPKVPAGGFQLPQLDEQGNPLGGLGLPEGFPGLG
- a CDS encoding PIG-L deacetylase family protein, which produces MTVDTAVFFHAHPDDEAIFTGGTMMALAEAGVGVTLVFATGGELGGDDPQMASIRRTETEWSAGVLGVTDVRWLGFRDSGMTLPPRAGSPQEGTDQSAEGFANQNVASAAAALGRVLDDVGAGCVVGYDEVGIYGHPDHVAVHRVAHAAATLVGCPTVYEATVDREYLHFVESHLVEEAHRSVDLGLVNSMLGTPSVEIDLTVEVAAQLARKRAAMAAHSSQVPAHSSAMRLARADFGDVYGLEWYRRSGPRSLLDGLSSARAGW
- a CDS encoding AAA family ATPase, producing the protein MVGAISPEPPPQAAPTPAALSGEAETLERVLFEIKKVIVGQDRAIERMLVCLISGGHCLLESVPGLAKTLSVETMAKAVGGTFSRIQFTPDLLPSDITGTRIYRASSETFDVELGPVFANFLLADEINRAPAKVQSALLEVMGEHQVSLGGKTHILPDPFLVLATQNPIESEGVYPLPEAQRDRFMMKVLMGYPSPAEEVAIVDRMGKVPPKATQVISPTDVLGLQAAARERYIDRSVVEYAVNLVLATRAPENFGLGDLRALIEYGASPRASLALVKAGRSLALLRGRAYVLPQDVFDVAPEILRHRLVLTYEALAQDIDTEAVVTRILSTVPAPRVTPSQSNGAADAYHGAVTDAVAWPS
- a CDS encoding DUF58 domain-containing protein, producing MALRRSQPGSPPEGGATAGAERMTTAGGGAPVASTQEVLRRLELNVNRRLDGILHGEYRGLVPGHGSEPGETRIYAPGDDTRRIDWNVTARMQTPHIREAVADRELEAWLCVDLSPSLDFGTHTWEKRDLALATAAGIGFLSARSGNRVGAVLNLGSELAVVPAKQGRRHLQAILGRIQTAPRATRGDVGLGETLDRLGRVARRRGLAAIISDFLDPIDSWRQPLATVGLRHQVLAAEVLDPREVDLPPLGYVELTDPETGRTREVHVTKAVQARFAEAAIEQRAGIGAAIRSTGADHMVVRTDGDWLLELVRFVAKRRHRAANLGAARVAP